In Daphnia magna isolate NIES linkage group LG5, ASM2063170v1.1, whole genome shotgun sequence, a single genomic region encodes these proteins:
- the LOC116923482 gene encoding alpha-(1,3)-fucosyltransferase C isoform X4: MLALLALKRIALVSTLLVVLISTFLFMKIPKFHSDLYNLSEYKTIKKSCSGKQLILLWTKFFESDDFHIGLGSKPFMQCKTSGCCVTNNRNFFDTSAAIIFHIRDLDLKDMPPHRSANQRWIFFLQESPHHTPNILYDLNNIFNWTMTYRTDSDIYMPYPVLEPTAGSSFEFQIWNKTFEPDVLKDQIRQKKKLAAWFVSNCFTQSGREKYASELQKYVHVDVYGKCGPLVCANHLQCYQMLEQQYKFYLSFENSICRDYVTVYGGANYNAVAPKGSYIDVRDFTSVRHLAQYLKFLDKNDSAYLRYFDWRKTPSGISALPRFIQGWCTLCSMLNNTSLPLKSYSNIHSWWFEKGHCENDRTNIHKLTT, translated from the exons ATGTTGGCATTATTGGCTCTCAAAAGGATAGCTTTAGTTTCAACCTTACTGGTTGTTTTGATCTCAACATTCCTTTTCATGAAGATTCCAAAATTCCATTCAGATCTGTACAACTTGAGTGAGTACAAAACCATCAAG aaaagtTGTTCAGGAAAACAACTTATACTTTTGTggacaaaattttttgaaagtgATGATTTCCATATTGGGTTAGGTAGCAAACCTTTTATGCAGTGCAAAACCTCTGGCTGTTGTGTAACAAATAACCGCAATTTCTTTGACACTAGTGCTGCTATTATATTCCATATCAG AGATTTGGACTTGAAAGACATGCCACCCCATCGATCTGCTAACCAGCGCtggatttttttcttacaagaATCTCCTCATCACACTCCAAACATTTTATATGACCttaataatattttcaattgGACAATGACTTACAG AACTGATTCTGACATCTACATGCCATACCCTGTTCTGGAACCGACTGCAGGATCTtcgtttgaatttcaaataTGGAACAAGACGTTTGAACCTGATGTTTTGAAGGACCAAAtacgacagaaaaaaaaactcgcaGCGTGGTTTGTTTCAAACTGCTTCACACAAAGCGGGCGGGAAAAATATGCTTCTGAGCTACAAAAGTACGTTCACGTTGACGTATATGGAAAATGCGGACCTTTAGTGTGTGCCAATCATCTTCAATGCT ACCAAATGTTAGAGCAACAATATAAATTCTACCTCTCTTTCGAGAATTCCATCTGCCGCGACTATGTTACAG TTTATGGTGGTGCCAATTATAATGCAGTTGCGCCTAAAGGCTCTTACATTGATGTTCGTGATTTTACGTCAG TTCGGCATCTTGCACAGTACCTGAAATTCTTGGATAAAAACGACAGTGCCTACTTGCGGTATTTTGATTGGCGGAAAACTCCATCAGGCATATCAGCCTTACCGCGTTTTATTCAAGGCTGGTGCACGCTTTGCAG TATGCTTAATAACACCTCGTTACCCTTAAAGTCTTATTCAAATATTCATTCCTGGTGGTTTGAAAAAGGCCACTGTGAAAATGATCGTACAAATATTCACAAGTTAACAACTTAG
- the LOC116923984 gene encoding glycogen synthase kinase-3 beta isoform X1: MSGRPRTTSFADKTSLNPSFGKDGSKITTVVATPGQGPDRAQEVAYTDAKVIGNGSFGVVYQAKLCETGELVAIKKVLQDKRFKNRELQIMRRLEHCNIVKLKYFFYSSGEKKDEVFLNLVLEFIPETVYKVARHYSKSKQTIPISFIKLYMYQLFRSLAYIHSLGICHRDIKPQNLLLDPESGVLKLCDFGSAKHLVQGEPNVSYICSRYYRAPELIFGATDYTTNIDVWSAGCVLAELLLGQPIFPGDSGVDQLVEIIKVLGTPTREQIREMNPNYTEFKFPQIKAHPWQKSMLEKITVSRAEAKPVVKFRVFRARTPLEAIDLVSRLLEYTPSARISPLEACAHTFFEELRDPHTRLPNGRELPVLFNFTEHELKIQPALNALLIPPHMRGTSGLMGVINAASPSQDSSATGSPNSAGGPEGSSAAGASGATGGHIHSPPDVCAATGETLGAVGTA; this comes from the exons atgagcGGACGGCCGCGTACCACCTCCTTTGCTGACAAGACATCCCTAAATCCTTCATTTG GTAAAGATGGGAGTAAGATCACCACAGTGGTGGCAACCCCTGGACAGGGACCTGATAGAGCTCAAGAAGTGGCTTACACAGATGCTAAAGTAATTGGAAATGGCAGTTTTGGTGTTGTCTATCAAGCCAAATTGTGTGAGACCGGTGAACTTGTGGCCATTAAAAAAGTTCTTCAAGACAAGCGATTCAAA AATCGCGAGCTGCAGATTATGCGGCGTCTGGAACACTGCAACATCGTCAAATTGAAGTACTTCTTCTATTCCAGTGGAGAAAAG aaagatGAGGTGTTTCTCAATTTGGTTTTGGAATTTATTCCCGAAACGGTTTACAAAGTGGCACGTCACTATAGCAAATCCAAACAGACTATTCCTATCAGCTTTATCAAACTATATATGTATCAACTCTTTCGGAGTCTGGCCTACATTCACTCGTTGGGAATCTGTCACCGGGACATCAAACCACAAAATTTGTTGCTTGATCCCGAGTCGGGCGTGCTTAAGCTTTGTGATTTCGGAAGTGCCAAGCACTTGGTCCAGGGCGAGCCTAATGTTTCTTATATTTGTTCACGTTATTATCGGGCACCTGAGCTCATTTTCGGAGCCACCGACTACACCACGAATATTG ATGTTTGGAGTGCTGGCTGCGTTTTGGCCGAGCTGCTTTTAGGCCAGCCAATTTTCCCTGGCGATTCCGGGGTCGATCAGTTGGTGGAGATTATCAAAGTCTTGGGCACTCCCACGCGAGAGCAAATCCGTGAAATGAATCCAAACTACACCGAATTCAAGTTTCCTCAGATCAAAGCACACCCTTGGCAAAAG TCGATGCTCGAGAAAATTACTGTGAGTCGGGCTGAAGCTAAACCTGTGGTTAAGTTTCGC GTCTTCCGTGCTCGGACGCCATTGGAAGCGATCGATTTAGTCTCGCGTCTCTTGGAATACACCCCCTCTGCGCGCATCTCGCCTTTGGAGGCGTGCGCTCACACCTTTTTCGAAGAACTAAGGGACCCTCATACGAGGTTACCCAATGGGCGAGAACTGCCCGTCCTCTTCAACTTTACTGAACATG AGCTAAAGATTCAGCCAGCCCTGAACGCTCTGCTAATTCCACCGCATATGCGAGGCACTAGCGGTTTGATGGGCGTCATAAACGCCGCGTCCCCGTCTCAGGATTCCTCAGCCACGGGGTCTCCTAATTCGGCAGGCGGACCGGAAGGATCTTCGGCAGCAGGAGCTTCTGGGGCCACAGGAGGTCACATTCACTCACCACCTGATGTCTGTGCTGCGACCGGTGAGACTCTTGGAGCTGTCGGTACTGCATAA
- the LOC123472513 gene encoding uncharacterized protein LOC123472513: MATSQSIELYRLSPYCRALVPKEQKLYIEKLIAIDSDDPYLFPSELWKSSGFPNLKEHDVFQYCVAKHSKSTGLQLCAYKAIRDAEQYVSCGWVKDIFRVTLSNSIVIVSCRVHHSQSIRKSLLNPWAAIKNDMSIICSSCDCEAGLGGVCSHVGAMLYKIIAVNNLPCTSQENRWIDTSNRNDLKLFKQLSGMNDTIYKSKYHGSKNKTKLYDSASIPLMTTEEQSEYEKVLLKNKAVQLQVVNKNEFYKHFQPPELPVAFGTIFIASLVGKSYVTVMEECERLLKGCTLSVTEVQSENVNRCTIGQKKTQFWQLFRAGRCTASNAYPIFNANIKKPALWLLKKSCYPAEKAFSTEATRYGVDNENRCITKGCKMLKKRNLHHQFNVTKCGLIISSEFPEVAASPDALFHCKCHGMGVIEAKCSWKHRYAVSLKEVCTSHKDFYLSYDEETQVFNLKKNHPYYYQVQQQLLVTKRKFALFMVYIENDVAVVYVPEDILLCNEIRIRSQFYFREVLLPQLVSDYFYASHQVVTMMEEHSVIEVNTPVSNSQACASQSPVFQAQYAHNNVETAMTNLIENEATVGHVNMEEDINVQTGNQTALNTSHSFYCICQQHLPGEETVICRNVNCIIKVFHKCCIIPQRIRFGPKWICKNCLSDEKKAKKSNDKENQTSSSVNAKRLPKTNLDLTHTTRKPLNYKN, from the exons ATGGCTACTAGTCAAAGTATTGAGTTATACCGTCTGTCACCATATTGTAGAGCATTAGTCCCCAAAGAGCAAAAGCTATACATTGAAAAACTTATTGCTATAGATTCTGACGATCCTTATCTTTTCCCATCGGAGTTGTGGAAAAGCAGTGGCTTTCCTAATTTAAAAGAGCACGACGTTTTCCAGTACTGCGTTGCTAAACATAGCAAAAGCACAGGATTACAATTATGTGCCTATAAAGCCATTAGAGATGCTGAACAGTATGTCAGTTGTGGATGGGTTAAGGACATATTCCGTGTGACATTGAGCAATTCTATAGTGATTGTAAGTTGTAGAGTACACCATTCTCAATCTATAAGAAAATCTCTACTGAATCCTTGGGCTGCGATTAAAAATGACATGTCGATTATATGTTCAAGCTGTGACTGTGAAGCTGG ACTTGGTGGTGTGTGTTCACACGTAGGTGCAATGTTATACAAGATCATAGCAGTTAACAACTTGCCATGTACATCACAAGAAAACAGATGGATTGATACATCAAATAGAAATGATTTG AAACTCTTCAAACAACTAAGTGGCATGAATGACACTATTTACAAATCCAAGTACCACGGTAGCAAAAACAAGACTAAGCTTTACGACTCAGCATCAATACCACTTATGACAACTGAAGAGCAGAGTGAGTATGAGAAAGTCCTATTGAAGAACAAAGCTGTTCAACTTCAGGTTGTGAACAAAAACGAATTCTACAAACATTTTCAACCACCTGAACTCCCTGTTGCTTTTGGCACAATATTTATAGCTTCTCTAGTAGGAAAATCCTATGTCACAGTAATGGAAGAATGTGAACGATTGCTTAAAGGTTGCACACTAAGTGTCACAGAAGTTCAGAGTGAGAATGTAAACAGGTGTACAATAGGCCAGAAAAAAACGCAATTTTGGCAATTATTTCGAGCTGGAAGGTGTACAGCATCAAATGCTTACCCAATTTTCAATGCAAACATAAAGAAACCTGCACTATGGTTATTGAAAAAGTCTTGCTACCCTGCCGAAAAAGCATTTTCAACAGAAGCTACGCG GTATGGAGTTGATAATGAAAATAGGTGCATAACAAAAGGCTGCAAAATGTTAAAGAAGAGAAATTTACATCATCAATTCAATGTAACTAAATGTGGATTAATAATCTCATCTGAGTTCCCGGAAGTAGCAGCTTCACCCGATGCGCTGTTTCATTGCAAGTGTCATGGCATGGGTGTAATTGAGGCAAAATGTTCCTGGAAACATAG GTATGCTGTCAGTTTGAAGGAAGTTTGTACATCACATAAAGACTTTTACTTAAGCTATGATGAAGAAACACAAGTATTTAATCTGAAAAAGAATCACCCATACTACTATCAAGTTCAGCAGCAGCTCCTTGTAACTAAGCGTAAATTTGCGTTATTCATGGTCTACATTGAAAATGACGTCGCTGTGGTATATGTGCCTGAAGACATACTATTGTGCAACGAGATAAGAATACGATCTCAATTTTACTTCAGAGAAGTACTACTACCTCAACTAGTTAGCGATTATTTTTACGCTAGTCACCAAGTTGTAACTATGATGGAAGAACATTCTGTGATCGAAGTCAATACGCCTGTTAGTAATTCACAAGCCTGTGCATCACAGTCACCAGTATTTCAAGCACAGTATGCGCATAATAATGTTGAAACTGCAATGACAAACCTAATTGAAAATGAAGCCACGGTTGGACATGTTAATATGGAGGAAGATATAAACGTCCAGACAGGAAATCAAACAGCATTGAATACTTCACATTCCTTTTACTGCATTTGCCAACAACATCTACCTGGGGAGGAAACTGTTATTTGCAggaatgtaaactgcattataAAGGTATTTCACAAATGCTGCATCATACCGCAGAGAATACGATTTGGACCAAAGTGGATCTGTAAAAACTGTTTGTCTGATGAGAAGAAAGCAAAGAAGAGCAACgacaaagaaaatcaaaccTCAAGCTCTGTCAATGCAAAACGCTTACCAAAGACTAATTTGGATCTCACACATACAACCCGCAAACCattaaattacaaaaattaa
- the LOC116923482 gene encoding alpha-(1,3)-fucosyltransferase C isoform X3: MLALLALKRIALVSTLLVVLISTFLFMKIPKFHSDLYNLSEYKTIKKSCSGKQLILLWTKFFESDDFHIGLGSKPFMQCKTSGCCVTNNRNFFDTSAAIIFHIRDLDLKDMPPHRSANQRWIFFLQESPHHTPNILYDLNNIFNWTMTYRTDSDIYMPYPVLEPTAGSSFEFQIWNKTFEPDVLKDQIRQKKKLAAWFVSNCFTQSGREKYASELQKYVHVDVYGKCGPLVCANHLQCYQMLEQQYKFYLSFENSICRDYVTVYGGANYNAVAPKGSYIDVRDFTSAVRHLAQYLKFLDKNDSAYLRYFDWRKTPSGISALPRFIQGWCTLCSMLNNTSLPLKSYSNIHSWWFEKGHCENDRTNIHKLTT; encoded by the exons ATGTTGGCATTATTGGCTCTCAAAAGGATAGCTTTAGTTTCAACCTTACTGGTTGTTTTGATCTCAACATTCCTTTTCATGAAGATTCCAAAATTCCATTCAGATCTGTACAACTTGAGTGAGTACAAAACCATCAAG aaaagtTGTTCAGGAAAACAACTTATACTTTTGTggacaaaattttttgaaagtgATGATTTCCATATTGGGTTAGGTAGCAAACCTTTTATGCAGTGCAAAACCTCTGGCTGTTGTGTAACAAATAACCGCAATTTCTTTGACACTAGTGCTGCTATTATATTCCATATCAG AGATTTGGACTTGAAAGACATGCCACCCCATCGATCTGCTAACCAGCGCtggatttttttcttacaagaATCTCCTCATCACACTCCAAACATTTTATATGACCttaataatattttcaattgGACAATGACTTACAG AACTGATTCTGACATCTACATGCCATACCCTGTTCTGGAACCGACTGCAGGATCTtcgtttgaatttcaaataTGGAACAAGACGTTTGAACCTGATGTTTTGAAGGACCAAAtacgacagaaaaaaaaactcgcaGCGTGGTTTGTTTCAAACTGCTTCACACAAAGCGGGCGGGAAAAATATGCTTCTGAGCTACAAAAGTACGTTCACGTTGACGTATATGGAAAATGCGGACCTTTAGTGTGTGCCAATCATCTTCAATGCT ACCAAATGTTAGAGCAACAATATAAATTCTACCTCTCTTTCGAGAATTCCATCTGCCGCGACTATGTTACAG TTTATGGTGGTGCCAATTATAATGCAGTTGCGCCTAAAGGCTCTTACATTGATGTTCGTGATTTTACGTCAG CAGTTCGGCATCTTGCACAGTACCTGAAATTCTTGGATAAAAACGACAGTGCCTACTTGCGGTATTTTGATTGGCGGAAAACTCCATCAGGCATATCAGCCTTACCGCGTTTTATTCAAGGCTGGTGCACGCTTTGCAG TATGCTTAATAACACCTCGTTACCCTTAAAGTCTTATTCAAATATTCATTCCTGGTGGTTTGAAAAAGGCCACTGTGAAAATGATCGTACAAATATTCACAAGTTAACAACTTAG
- the LOC116923482 gene encoding alpha-(1,3)-fucosyltransferase C isoform X1, whose translation MLALLALKRIALVSTLLVVLISTFLFMKIPKFHSDLYNLSEYKTIKKSCSGKQLILLWTKFFESDDFHIGLGSKPFMQCKTSGCCVTNNRNFFDTSAAIIFHIRDLDLKDMPPHRSANQRWIFFLQESPHHTPNILYDLNNIFNWTMTYRTDSDIYMPYPVLEPTAGSSFEFQIWNKTFEPDVLKDQIRQKKKLAAWFVSNCFTQSGREKYASELQKYVHVDVYGKCGPLVCANHLQCYQMLEQQYKFYLSFENSICRDYVTEKFYNALLFNVVPVVYGGANYNAVAPKGSYIDVRDFTSAVRHLAQYLKFLDKNDSAYLRYFDWRKTPSGISALPRFIQGWCTLCSMLNNTSLPLKSYSNIHSWWFEKGHCENDRTNIHKLTT comes from the exons ATGTTGGCATTATTGGCTCTCAAAAGGATAGCTTTAGTTTCAACCTTACTGGTTGTTTTGATCTCAACATTCCTTTTCATGAAGATTCCAAAATTCCATTCAGATCTGTACAACTTGAGTGAGTACAAAACCATCAAG aaaagtTGTTCAGGAAAACAACTTATACTTTTGTggacaaaattttttgaaagtgATGATTTCCATATTGGGTTAGGTAGCAAACCTTTTATGCAGTGCAAAACCTCTGGCTGTTGTGTAACAAATAACCGCAATTTCTTTGACACTAGTGCTGCTATTATATTCCATATCAG AGATTTGGACTTGAAAGACATGCCACCCCATCGATCTGCTAACCAGCGCtggatttttttcttacaagaATCTCCTCATCACACTCCAAACATTTTATATGACCttaataatattttcaattgGACAATGACTTACAG AACTGATTCTGACATCTACATGCCATACCCTGTTCTGGAACCGACTGCAGGATCTtcgtttgaatttcaaataTGGAACAAGACGTTTGAACCTGATGTTTTGAAGGACCAAAtacgacagaaaaaaaaactcgcaGCGTGGTTTGTTTCAAACTGCTTCACACAAAGCGGGCGGGAAAAATATGCTTCTGAGCTACAAAAGTACGTTCACGTTGACGTATATGGAAAATGCGGACCTTTAGTGTGTGCCAATCATCTTCAATGCT ACCAAATGTTAGAGCAACAATATAAATTCTACCTCTCTTTCGAGAATTCCATCTGCCGCGACTATGTTACAG AAAAATTTTACAACGCCCTTCTCTTCAATGTCGTGCCAGTAGTTTATGGTGGTGCCAATTATAATGCAGTTGCGCCTAAAGGCTCTTACATTGATGTTCGTGATTTTACGTCAG CAGTTCGGCATCTTGCACAGTACCTGAAATTCTTGGATAAAAACGACAGTGCCTACTTGCGGTATTTTGATTGGCGGAAAACTCCATCAGGCATATCAGCCTTACCGCGTTTTATTCAAGGCTGGTGCACGCTTTGCAG TATGCTTAATAACACCTCGTTACCCTTAAAGTCTTATTCAAATATTCATTCCTGGTGGTTTGAAAAAGGCCACTGTGAAAATGATCGTACAAATATTCACAAGTTAACAACTTAG
- the LOC123472520 gene encoding 28S ribosomal protein S9, mitochondrial-like, translated as MAVLRELVVFPSKCFRGVRSYFFSAPLFQNGSLKLNESVSKDGHALDFEQSDTKKMSKAMKSYMERAKIHDNFIKQQLHEYNIGKRHLANMMGKDPEFFTQTDVDEAIRYLFPSGLFDPRARPMMKHPDEIYPKRKAAEFDVNGRPYHSLFYTSKPNYYTLMHDLAVKFKQLDRHEDKIISRGIQNQTPTELFLFGSEWIPKQKIENVLLESLTDAQYANLIKTFERFSQHPYSVIEKDFIMQFRRQLAAQVEIQQVPELMRDESGRPYMTYNARRKTSNATVKVIGQGTGVISINETDIHFFQREQDKKQIIFPLQFNDMLGKVDVVATVDGCGTSAQSGAIRLGISMCLRSFVNAETIERMRLAGLLSFDPRTRERKKPGQAGARKKFTWKKR; from the exons ATGGCAGTGCTAAGAGAACTGGTAGTTTTCCCTTCAAAATGTTTTAGGGGG gttcgatcatattttttttctgctccTCTGTTCCAAAATGGATCTCTTAAACTCAACGAATCAGTTTCAAAAGACGGCCATGCATTAGATTTTGAACAGAGCGATACGAAAAAAATGAGCAAAGCTATGAAGTCATACATGGAGCGTGCAAAAATCCATG ACAATTTCATCAAACAGCAATTACATGAGTACAACATAGGAAAACGACATTTGGCTAACATGATGGGGAAAGACCCTGAGTTCTTCACGCAAACTGATGTTGAT GAGGCTATAAGATATTTGTTTCCATCTGGGCTGTTTGACCCACGAGCAAGACCAATGATGAAACATCCTGATGAGATCTATCCTAAACGTAAGGCAGCAGAATTTGATGTTAATGGGCGACCCTATCACAGTTTGTTCTACACATCAAAACCAAATTACTACACACTCATGCAT GATTTAGCAGTAAAATTTAAGCAACTGGATAGACATGAAGATAAAATAATAAGCAGGGGAATTCAAAACCAAACACCTACAGAATT GTTTCTGTTTGGGTCTGAATGGataccaaaacaaaaaattgagaatGTTCTTCTTGAGTCATTGACTGATGCTCAG TATGCGAATTTGATCAAAACGTTCGAACGCTTTAGTCAACATCCATATTCTGTCATCGAGAAAGATTTCATCATGCAATTTCGACGTCAACTAGCTGCCCAAGTTGAAATACAACAAGTTCCTGAG TTGATGCGTGATGAATCGGGTCGCCCCTACATGACGTATAATGCCCGGCGAAAGACCTCTAATGCTACCGTGAAAGTAATTGGTCAGGGTACTGGTGTGATTAGTATTAACGAAACAGACATACACTTTTTCCAAAGAGAACAAGATAAAAAGCAG ATAATTTTCCCTTTACAATTCAACGATATGCTAGGGAAAGTTGACGTTGTGGCTACTGTGGATGGCTGTGGCACTTCTGCCCAATCGGGTGCGATTCGCCTTGGCATTTCCATGTGCCTGAGATCTTTCGTAAACGCAGAGACCATAGAGCGCATGCGTTTGG CCGGACTTCTTTCATTTGACCCGCGAACACGTGAAAGGAAGAAGCCCGGTCAAGCTGGTGCTCGAAAAAAGTTCACGTGGAAGAAACGATAG
- the LOC116923984 gene encoding glycogen synthase kinase-3 beta isoform X2: MSGRPRTTSFADKTSLNPSFGKDGSKITTVVATPGQGPDRAQEVAYTDAKVIGNGSFGVVYQAKLCETGELVAIKKVLQDKRFKNRELQIMRRLEHCNIVKLKYFFYSSGEKKDEVFLNLVLEFIPETVYKVARHYSKSKQTIPISFIKLYMYQLFRSLAYIHSLGICHRDIKPQNLLLDPESGVLKLCDFGSAKHLVQGEPNVSYICSRYYRAPELIFGATDYTTNIDVWSAGCVLAELLLGQPIFPGDSGVDQLVEIIKVLGTPTREQIREMNPNYTEFKFPQIKAHPWQKVFRARTPLEAIDLVSRLLEYTPSARISPLEACAHTFFEELRDPHTRLPNGRELPVLFNFTEHELKIQPALNALLIPPHMRGTSGLMGVINAASPSQDSSATGSPNSAGGPEGSSAAGASGATGGHIHSPPDVCAATGETLGAVGTA; encoded by the exons atgagcGGACGGCCGCGTACCACCTCCTTTGCTGACAAGACATCCCTAAATCCTTCATTTG GTAAAGATGGGAGTAAGATCACCACAGTGGTGGCAACCCCTGGACAGGGACCTGATAGAGCTCAAGAAGTGGCTTACACAGATGCTAAAGTAATTGGAAATGGCAGTTTTGGTGTTGTCTATCAAGCCAAATTGTGTGAGACCGGTGAACTTGTGGCCATTAAAAAAGTTCTTCAAGACAAGCGATTCAAA AATCGCGAGCTGCAGATTATGCGGCGTCTGGAACACTGCAACATCGTCAAATTGAAGTACTTCTTCTATTCCAGTGGAGAAAAG aaagatGAGGTGTTTCTCAATTTGGTTTTGGAATTTATTCCCGAAACGGTTTACAAAGTGGCACGTCACTATAGCAAATCCAAACAGACTATTCCTATCAGCTTTATCAAACTATATATGTATCAACTCTTTCGGAGTCTGGCCTACATTCACTCGTTGGGAATCTGTCACCGGGACATCAAACCACAAAATTTGTTGCTTGATCCCGAGTCGGGCGTGCTTAAGCTTTGTGATTTCGGAAGTGCCAAGCACTTGGTCCAGGGCGAGCCTAATGTTTCTTATATTTGTTCACGTTATTATCGGGCACCTGAGCTCATTTTCGGAGCCACCGACTACACCACGAATATTG ATGTTTGGAGTGCTGGCTGCGTTTTGGCCGAGCTGCTTTTAGGCCAGCCAATTTTCCCTGGCGATTCCGGGGTCGATCAGTTGGTGGAGATTATCAAAGTCTTGGGCACTCCCACGCGAGAGCAAATCCGTGAAATGAATCCAAACTACACCGAATTCAAGTTTCCTCAGATCAAAGCACACCCTTGGCAAAAG GTCTTCCGTGCTCGGACGCCATTGGAAGCGATCGATTTAGTCTCGCGTCTCTTGGAATACACCCCCTCTGCGCGCATCTCGCCTTTGGAGGCGTGCGCTCACACCTTTTTCGAAGAACTAAGGGACCCTCATACGAGGTTACCCAATGGGCGAGAACTGCCCGTCCTCTTCAACTTTACTGAACATG AGCTAAAGATTCAGCCAGCCCTGAACGCTCTGCTAATTCCACCGCATATGCGAGGCACTAGCGGTTTGATGGGCGTCATAAACGCCGCGTCCCCGTCTCAGGATTCCTCAGCCACGGGGTCTCCTAATTCGGCAGGCGGACCGGAAGGATCTTCGGCAGCAGGAGCTTCTGGGGCCACAGGAGGTCACATTCACTCACCACCTGATGTCTGTGCTGCGACCGGTGAGACTCTTGGAGCTGTCGGTACTGCATAA
- the LOC116923482 gene encoding alpha-(1,3)-fucosyltransferase C isoform X2, translated as MLALLALKRIALVSTLLVVLISTFLFMKIPKFHSDLYNLSEYKTIKKSCSGKQLILLWTKFFESDDFHIGLGSKPFMQCKTSGCCVTNNRNFFDTSAAIIFHIRDLDLKDMPPHRSANQRWIFFLQESPHHTPNILYDLNNIFNWTMTYRTDSDIYMPYPVLEPTAGSSFEFQIWNKTFEPDVLKDQIRQKKKLAAWFVSNCFTQSGREKYASELQKYVHVDVYGKCGPLVCANHLQCYQMLEQQYKFYLSFENSICRDYVTEKFYNALLFNVVPVVYGGANYNAVAPKGSYIDVRDFTSVRHLAQYLKFLDKNDSAYLRYFDWRKTPSGISALPRFIQGWCTLCSMLNNTSLPLKSYSNIHSWWFEKGHCENDRTNIHKLTT; from the exons ATGTTGGCATTATTGGCTCTCAAAAGGATAGCTTTAGTTTCAACCTTACTGGTTGTTTTGATCTCAACATTCCTTTTCATGAAGATTCCAAAATTCCATTCAGATCTGTACAACTTGAGTGAGTACAAAACCATCAAG aaaagtTGTTCAGGAAAACAACTTATACTTTTGTggacaaaattttttgaaagtgATGATTTCCATATTGGGTTAGGTAGCAAACCTTTTATGCAGTGCAAAACCTCTGGCTGTTGTGTAACAAATAACCGCAATTTCTTTGACACTAGTGCTGCTATTATATTCCATATCAG AGATTTGGACTTGAAAGACATGCCACCCCATCGATCTGCTAACCAGCGCtggatttttttcttacaagaATCTCCTCATCACACTCCAAACATTTTATATGACCttaataatattttcaattgGACAATGACTTACAG AACTGATTCTGACATCTACATGCCATACCCTGTTCTGGAACCGACTGCAGGATCTtcgtttgaatttcaaataTGGAACAAGACGTTTGAACCTGATGTTTTGAAGGACCAAAtacgacagaaaaaaaaactcgcaGCGTGGTTTGTTTCAAACTGCTTCACACAAAGCGGGCGGGAAAAATATGCTTCTGAGCTACAAAAGTACGTTCACGTTGACGTATATGGAAAATGCGGACCTTTAGTGTGTGCCAATCATCTTCAATGCT ACCAAATGTTAGAGCAACAATATAAATTCTACCTCTCTTTCGAGAATTCCATCTGCCGCGACTATGTTACAG AAAAATTTTACAACGCCCTTCTCTTCAATGTCGTGCCAGTAGTTTATGGTGGTGCCAATTATAATGCAGTTGCGCCTAAAGGCTCTTACATTGATGTTCGTGATTTTACGTCAG TTCGGCATCTTGCACAGTACCTGAAATTCTTGGATAAAAACGACAGTGCCTACTTGCGGTATTTTGATTGGCGGAAAACTCCATCAGGCATATCAGCCTTACCGCGTTTTATTCAAGGCTGGTGCACGCTTTGCAG TATGCTTAATAACACCTCGTTACCCTTAAAGTCTTATTCAAATATTCATTCCTGGTGGTTTGAAAAAGGCCACTGTGAAAATGATCGTACAAATATTCACAAGTTAACAACTTAG